The Sphaerochaeta globosa str. Buddy region CTGAACTTGCTCCTGAATTCCTGAACGAACCCCAGACCATCGGTCTTCCGATTCGCGGTATTTTCTATGGTGAGGAAGGTTTTAGGCATTTCTTTACCGTCAAGAAGGTTGCCAGCATGGCCGATCTCAAGGGCCTGAAGCTTCGTGTATCCAATGACCCGGTTATGAACGGTATGGTAAAGGGCCTTGGTGCTTCTCCGACCGTTGTTTCCTTTGGTGAGCTGTATTCCGCCCTGCAGACCGGTGTTGTTGATGGCGCAGAGCAGCCGATCGCAAACTACAAGTCCAATGCATTCCAGGAAGTTGCTCCTACCATGATTCTTGATGGTCACACCCTCGGTGCCATCCAGGTTGTTATCACCGATACCGCTTGGAACAAACTCTCCGAGAAGCAGAGAAGCGCCATCATGGAAGCCGGCAAGCTTGCTCAGGCATACAATGCAGAGATCAGCGAAGGTGCTGAGAACGAAGTTCTTGCAAAGCTCAAGGCTGAAGGCACGAATATTGTTGAAGTTACCAACAAGGGTGAATGGGCCGATGCTTGTAAGGCTGTAATCGAAGAGAATACCAAGAGCCAGGCAGCTCTGTATCAGCAGATCAAAGCTTTGAAATAAGGGTTTTTAGTTAGATACAGGTGGGATTGCATAGTCAATCCCACCTTTTTAAAGTCTCAGGAGATGAAATATGCCAAAGTTCTTTGCAACAATGGATAAGATTAAACTGGCCTATGATTGGACCGATAGGATTGTATTGTTAGTATGCAAACTATTGCTTATAGCCGATATCCTGATTACCAGTTATGCAGTAGCAGGCCGCATGTTCAATGAGTATATTCCGTTCCTCAAGGATCCAGCTTGGTCGGAAGAAGTGGTGTTGACCTGTATGTCCTATATGGCTGTTCTTTCAGCCGCCCTTGCCATCCGTAGGAGTTCCCACATCAGGATGACGGCATTTGATAAATACCTTCCCAAACGTGCTATTAAGTTCCTTGATATCCTTTCGGACATCGCGGTTCTCAGTCTTGGATTGATCATGCTCTTTGTCGGTTGGCGATATGCCACAACCATCGGGAGTAGGGGATCCTATGTCTCCATGCCATGGCTCAGCCGCTTTTGGATGTACTTCCCTGTACCCCTCGCTGGATTCGCCATGATCATTTTTGAGCTGGAGTCTCTGTATAACCATGTGAAGTCCTTCTTTGTGAAGGAAGAGGAGAAAGCCTGATGGATACGAACAGCATTGCAATTCTGATTCTTCTTGGAACCTTCTTTGGTATGATCATACTTCGTTTCCCTATTGCTTATGCGGTGGGACTTTCCTCTGTCTTCTGCATGCTTTTCCAAGGGACAAACCTGAATGATATCTGCCGTCTTATGGTCAAGGGTATCAGTTCGTTCTCCCTGATGGCGGTTCCTTTCTTCATCACCATGGGTGTGTTGATGGGGTCTGGTGGAATATCGGAAAAACTTATTGCTCTTGCCAATGCTTGTGTAGGGTGGATGAGGGGAGGCTTGGCTCAGGTAAACATCGTAGCTTCCTACTTCTTTGGAGGTATTTCCGGGTCTGCAGCCGCTGATACTGCTTCCCTTGGTTCAATCCTCATTCCCATGATGGTCAATGAAGGCTATGATGCAGATTTTTCTACTGCGGTTACGATTACCAGTTCCTGTGAAGGGCTTCTTGTCCCTCCTAGTCACAACATGGTCATCTATGCGACCACTGCAGGTGGTATTTCCGTAGGAAGTCTCTTTCTTGCCGGGTATCTTCCTGGTGCGTTGCTTGCGGTCACCCTGATGATTGGCTCCTACATCATCTCAGTAAAGCGGGGCTATCCCAAGGGGGATAAGTTCAGCCTCAAGAACTTTTTTATCCAACTGGGAAAATCCTTCTGGGCGTTGGCCGCAGTCATTATTGTTGTCGTTGGTGTTGTAGCCGGTTTCTTCACCGCTACAGAATCGGCTGCTATAGCAGTAATTTACTCCTTGATTGTTTCGGTCTTCATCTACAAAGGTTTGACATGGAAGGGAGTTTGGAAGGTATTGGATAATGCTGTAGGAACTCTTGCAATAGTCCTCATCCTTATCGCAACATCCTCGGTCTTCGGCTACTGTCTTACCACGCTCCATGTTCCCGATCTTGCAGCTACGGCCATTACCAATCTTACCAGCAATAGGATTCTTCTTATTCTGCTGTTGAATGTGATTTTATTGGTTCTCGGATGCATCATGGACATGGCTCCGATCATCCTCATTGCAACCCCGATTCTGTTTCCTATAGCAATTGGAGTCTGTGGCCTCGATCCTATCCAGTTCGGCATCATGGTTGTGCTCAACTGTGGTATCGGTCTGCTTACCCCTCCTGTAGGAGCAGTACTTTTCATCGGTTCAGCTGTTGCAAAGATTTCCATGGAGCGGGTTGTAAAGGCAACGCTTCCGTTCTATCTCTGTATGATCGTCGCACTTCTGATGGTTTCCTTCATTCCTGAGATCAGCCTCTTCCTGCCACAGGTTTTTGGAGGGTATGTCCCAGCCAACCTGTAGTATCACATCTCTATTTGTTTCGGTTTCCATCGAGCCAGAGTGTATTCTCTGGTTCTTTTTTTTTGCCTCTGCCGATGTCACTGAAGCGGTACGATCTTTTCTCATGTATTCCATTGAAAAATTGATGAAGTCAGCATAGCATTTGTAAACCTTATATATAGAAAAGAAATACAAAGAAAAGCAAGGGTGAAGAAGAAATCATAAAACAGATGCAGGGTGGATTGACAGTTCATTTTTTTCAAGTTAGCATACTAGTATGTTAGCGGTTGGATCCAGCCGCTTATAGGAGGAATCGATGAGAAACAAACATGTTGCAGTCGTGGCTATCGTATTGATGCTTGCAATGGTGACTGTCTCTGTGTTCGCACAGGGTGGTGCAGAGAAGGGTGACAAAGTATACACTCTTAAGCTTTCTACCCAGTTGAATGAGACCACCCCGATGGTAGAGGGTTTCAAAGCATTGGCAGAGAGTGTGAAGGCTCGCTCCAATGGACGGCTGGTTGTTGAGGTATATCCTTCTGCTCAGCTCGGAAGCGATGAGGACGTAATCGAGCAGGCTCTGCAGGGTGTAAACGTAGCAGTACTGACCGACGGCGGCCGCATGGGCAACTATGTAAAGGACATCGCGATCATCGGTATGGCTTACTTTGCCAACAACTATGATGATGTTCTGAAAGTAACCCAGAGTGCAAAGTTTGCTGAATGGGAGAAGGAACTTGTTGACAAGAATGGCATCCGCATTCTTTCTTTCAACTGGTACGACGGTGGTCGTCACTTCTTCACCAACAAGGTAGTCAATACTCCTAGCGACCTGAAGGGTCTGCGCATTCGTACCCCCGGCGCTCCTGCTTGGGCTGAAAGCGTTACTGCTCTTGGTGCAACCCCGGTTGCAATGCCTTGGGGCGAGACGTACTCTGCTGTCCAGTCCAAGGCTGTTGACGGATGTGAAGTACAGCTTACCTCTGCACTTGGCTCCAGAATCTATGAAGTCTTGAAGTACATGGTCCGCACCGAGCACTTCCAGCTGATCAACGGCCTCATCGTTGGCGAGAAGTGGTTCCAGACCCTTCCTGCAGACCTGCAGACCATCTTGCTTGAAGAGACCAAGGCCGCTGGTGAGAAGAATGCCCGGTATGTCGAATCCAAGATTGCTGACATTGAGAAGCAGCTGGTTGGCTACGGCATCACCGTTATTGAACCCGATGTACAGGCCTTCGTAAAGGCTAGCGATGCTGCCTATGCAAAGCTTGGTTTTGCTGACCTGCGCAAGGAAATCTACAAGCAGATCGGTAAGTAATGATTGTTGGGGGAGGCAACTCCCCCACGCTTGGCTATGGGATAGCTTGACTTCTTCTTGCTATCCCTTCGTTTTGCAGTAAGAGAGGGAGATGGTATTGTGAATAAAGTATTACAAGGCTACAAGAAGTTTTGCAAAGTGGAAGAGTTGATTTCCAGCATTCTGCTTTTTGCAATTACCGTGTTGGTATTTGTGTCAGCCATCGCACGAACACTGGGACATCCGCTTAACTGGGCGGTAGACATTTCCCTCCTGCTTTTTGCATGGCAAGTGTTCATCGGTGGCGACATCGCAGTGAGGAACACCAACCTTATCGGCGTTGAATTGTTGGTGAACAAGTTTCCCGCCAAGGTGCAAAAAACACTGAAAATTGTGTTCTTTCTTATGATTATTGCCTTCTTGGCAGTTTTGGTGTATTTCGGCATTCCGCTTTTGATCCAAAACTATAAGCGCTTGTTCCAGGTACTTCCGATTAGTTATTCCTGGGCTACGCTGAGTGTACCCGTCGGGTCATTTCTCATGATTATTTCTGCAAGTATCCGTATGGCAGAAGTCATTAAGAAGCCTGTGTCCTTCTGGGAGCAGGGAAGGGTGGATGCATAGTATGGGTGTAGCAACAATAGTATTTATCGTTTTCTTGCTCTTGGGCATGCCTGTTGCTTTTGCCATCGGCATCTCAGGTTTGGTATTCTTTATGGTTACTGAGGGCTTGCCGTACACCATTGTGGTGCAGAAGGTATTGGCAACCACCCAATCCTTTACCATGCTCGCAATTCCCCTCTTTATTTTTGCAGGGAATTTAATGAACAACACCGGAATCACCAAGCGTCTTATGAAGCTTGCCGATGTTCTTACCGGTCATATGCATGGCAACATTGCACAAATCTCCTGTGTGCTCTCCACCCTGATGGGAGGTGTTTCCGGCTCTGCCAATGCTGACGCCGCCATGGAGTCGAGAATTCTGGGCCCGGAAATGACCAAGCGTGGGTATTCACGCGGCTGGTCTGCTGCCATCAACGGCCTTTCTTCCTTGATTGTAGCGACGATTCCCCCTTCCATGGGTCTGATCATTTTCGGTTCCATCGGTGAGGTATCGATAGGCCGCTTATTCGCTGCCGGTCTGATTCCCGGCCTGATCATGATGGTCGCCTTGATGATTGCTGTTGATATCAGCGCCAGAAAGCGCAAGTATCTTCCCGATCACAAAAAGCCGGCAAGTCTGAAAGAGGTCGGAAAGGCCTTGATTGATGGCATTTGGGCCTTGCTTTTCCCGATTCTGCTGATTGTCTTCATCCGCTTCGGTATTATGACTCCGTCTGAGAGCGGTGCCTTTGCAGCTGTCTATGCAATTTTCGTAGGCACGGTCATTTATAAGGAACTGACTTGGAAGGTTTTCTTCCAGACCCTGAAGGACAGCACCAAGGATATTGCCGTAGTTACCCTTATTCTCGCCATGAGTGGCGTTTTCGGGTATGGTATTGTCTACGATCGTGTACCTCAGGTTATTGCCAGTACGTTGATGAATATCACCAGCAATCCTACGTTAATGCTGTTGATCATCATTGCACTGCTGACTGTCAGTGGTATGTTTGTGGAAACCACGGTCATTGCCTTGCTGTTGACACCAATCCTACTTCCTGTGGTAACCTCTTTGGGAATTGATCCGGTTCACTTCGGTATCGTTATGATGACCGTTACTACGATGGGTATTATGACGCCGCCGGTTGGGATTGCCCTCTATACGACCTCAACAATCATGGAATGTACTCCTGAGGAGACAGCGAAGGAGTCCGTGCCGTTCTTTATTGCAATTTTTACTACGGTGGCGATAGTGACCTTGATTCCTCAAGTCTCGCTGTTTGTGCCCAATTTGATTTTCGGTCCTGCATTCTAATTGAATGGAGGGGGCCTTATTGGCCCCTTCCGCATTTTGAGGAGTTGCTTTCATGGACGATACATCAGCTATACTGGTATTGGAACGCCAAGGCCGGGAACTTACCCGCGATTATGCTTTGCGATGTCTGGAAT contains the following coding sequences:
- a CDS encoding TRAP transporter substrate-binding protein — translated: MKRVLYVLLALLLCSSMAFAAGEKETAAAGPVAEKTVKLVYAEVNPLDTIVGKTGTYFKEQVAKLSGGTVIIDIQASGVLGSENDVLDSILGGGTSIDMSRISAFALTSYGAAKSKLLSIPFTFENRAHFWAFANSELAPEFLNEPQTIGLPIRGIFYGEEGFRHFFTVKKVASMADLKGLKLRVSNDPVMNGMVKGLGASPTVVSFGELYSALQTGVVDGAEQPIANYKSNAFQEVAPTMILDGHTLGAIQVVITDTAWNKLSEKQRSAIMEAGKLAQAYNAEISEGAENEVLAKLKAEGTNIVEVTNKGEWADACKAVIEENTKSQAALYQQIKALK
- a CDS encoding TRAP transporter small permease is translated as MPKFFATMDKIKLAYDWTDRIVLLVCKLLLIADILITSYAVAGRMFNEYIPFLKDPAWSEEVVLTCMSYMAVLSAALAIRRSSHIRMTAFDKYLPKRAIKFLDILSDIAVLSLGLIMLFVGWRYATTIGSRGSYVSMPWLSRFWMYFPVPLAGFAMIIFELESLYNHVKSFFVKEEEKA
- a CDS encoding TRAP transporter large permease; translation: MDTNSIAILILLGTFFGMIILRFPIAYAVGLSSVFCMLFQGTNLNDICRLMVKGISSFSLMAVPFFITMGVLMGSGGISEKLIALANACVGWMRGGLAQVNIVASYFFGGISGSAAADTASLGSILIPMMVNEGYDADFSTAVTITSSCEGLLVPPSHNMVIYATTAGGISVGSLFLAGYLPGALLAVTLMIGSYIISVKRGYPKGDKFSLKNFFIQLGKSFWALAAVIIVVVGVVAGFFTATESAAIAVIYSLIVSVFIYKGLTWKGVWKVLDNAVGTLAIVLILIATSSVFGYCLTTLHVPDLAATAITNLTSNRILLILLLNVILLVLGCIMDMAPIILIATPILFPIAIGVCGLDPIQFGIMVVLNCGIGLLTPPVGAVLFIGSAVAKISMERVVKATLPFYLCMIVALLMVSFIPEISLFLPQVFGGYVPANL
- a CDS encoding C4-dicarboxylate TRAP transporter substrate-binding protein; protein product: MRNKHVAVVAIVLMLAMVTVSVFAQGGAEKGDKVYTLKLSTQLNETTPMVEGFKALAESVKARSNGRLVVEVYPSAQLGSDEDVIEQALQGVNVAVLTDGGRMGNYVKDIAIIGMAYFANNYDDVLKVTQSAKFAEWEKELVDKNGIRILSFNWYDGGRHFFTNKVVNTPSDLKGLRIRTPGAPAWAESVTALGATPVAMPWGETYSAVQSKAVDGCEVQLTSALGSRIYEVLKYMVRTEHFQLINGLIVGEKWFQTLPADLQTILLEETKAAGEKNARYVESKIADIEKQLVGYGITVIEPDVQAFVKASDAAYAKLGFADLRKEIYKQIGK
- a CDS encoding TRAP transporter small permease: MNKVLQGYKKFCKVEELISSILLFAITVLVFVSAIARTLGHPLNWAVDISLLLFAWQVFIGGDIAVRNTNLIGVELLVNKFPAKVQKTLKIVFFLMIIAFLAVLVYFGIPLLIQNYKRLFQVLPISYSWATLSVPVGSFLMIISASIRMAEVIKKPVSFWEQGRVDA
- a CDS encoding TRAP transporter large permease, with protein sequence MGVATIVFIVFLLLGMPVAFAIGISGLVFFMVTEGLPYTIVVQKVLATTQSFTMLAIPLFIFAGNLMNNTGITKRLMKLADVLTGHMHGNIAQISCVLSTLMGGVSGSANADAAMESRILGPEMTKRGYSRGWSAAINGLSSLIVATIPPSMGLIIFGSIGEVSIGRLFAAGLIPGLIMMVALMIAVDISARKRKYLPDHKKPASLKEVGKALIDGIWALLFPILLIVFIRFGIMTPSESGAFAAVYAIFVGTVIYKELTWKVFFQTLKDSTKDIAVVTLILAMSGVFGYGIVYDRVPQVIASTLMNITSNPTLMLLIIIALLTVSGMFVETTVIALLLTPILLPVVTSLGIDPVHFGIVMMTVTTMGIMTPPVGIALYTTSTIMECTPEETAKESVPFFIAIFTTVAIVTLIPQVSLFVPNLIFGPAF